From Calonectris borealis chromosome 9, bCalBor7.hap1.2, whole genome shotgun sequence, one genomic window encodes:
- the UBE2G2 gene encoding ubiquitin-conjugating enzyme E2 G2 isoform X3, with protein MAGTALKRLMAEYKQLTLNPPEGIVAGPMNEENFFEWEALIMGPEDTCFEYGVFPAILSFPLDYPLSPPKMRFTCEMFHPNIYPDGRVCISILHAPGDDPMGYESSAERWSPVQSVEKILLSVVSMLAEPNDESGANVDASKMWREDREQFNKIAKQIVQKSLGL; from the exons ATGGCGGGGACGGCGCTCAAGCGGCTGATGGCCGAGTACAAGC agCTGACCCTGAACCCACCAGAAGGGATAGTGGCAG gTCCCATGAATGAAGAGAACTTCTTTGAATGGGAGGCTCTGATTAT GGGTCCTGAAGACACCTGTTTCGAGTATGGGGTTTTCCCTGCTATTCTGAGCTTTCCACTCGACTACCCGTTAAGTCCTCCGAAGATGAGGTTCACGTGCGAGATGTTCCATCCAAACA TTTACCCAGATGGGAGAGTTTGCATCTCTATTCTTCATGCTCCTGGGGATGATCCCATGGGATATGAGAGCAGTGCTGAGCGGTGGAGTCCCGTGCAGAGTGTGGAAAAGATCCTCTTGTCGGTTGTTAGCATGCTGGCAG AGCCAAATGATGAAAGTGGAGCCAATGTAGACGCCTCCAAGATGTGGCGGGAAGACAGAGAACAATTTAACAAAATTGCCAAGCAGATTGTGCAGAAGTCACTTGGACTTTAA
- the UBE2G2 gene encoding ubiquitin-conjugating enzyme E2 G2 isoform X4, with protein sequence MAGTALKRLMAEYKRPMNEENFFEWEALIMGPEDTCFEYGVFPAILSFPLDYPLSPPKMRFTCEMFHPNIYPDGRVCISILHAPGDDPMGYESSAERWSPVQSVEKILLSVVSMLAVFLVSEPNDESGANVDASKMWREDREQFNKIAKQIVQKSLGL encoded by the exons ATGGCGGGGACGGCGCTCAAGCGGCTGATGGCCGAGTACAAGC gTCCCATGAATGAAGAGAACTTCTTTGAATGGGAGGCTCTGATTAT GGGTCCTGAAGACACCTGTTTCGAGTATGGGGTTTTCCCTGCTATTCTGAGCTTTCCACTCGACTACCCGTTAAGTCCTCCGAAGATGAGGTTCACGTGCGAGATGTTCCATCCAAACA TTTACCCAGATGGGAGAGTTTGCATCTCTATTCTTCATGCTCCTGGGGATGATCCCATGGGATATGAGAGCAGTGCTGAGCGGTGGAGTCCCGTGCAGAGTGTGGAAAAGATCCTCTTGTCGGTTGTTAGCATGCTGGCAG TCTTTCTCGTTTCAGAGCCAAATGATGAAAGTGGAGCCAATGTAGACGCCTCCAAGATGTGGCGGGAAGACAGAGAACAATTTAACAAAATTGCCAAGCAGATTGTGCAGAAGTCACTTGGACTTTAA
- the UBE2G2 gene encoding ubiquitin-conjugating enzyme E2 G2 isoform X2, with product MAGTALKRLMAEYKQLTLNPPEGIVAGPMNEENFFEWEALIMGPEDTCFEYGVFPAILSFPLDYPLSPPKMRFTCEMFHPNIYPDGRVCISILHAPGDDPMGYESSAERWSPVQSVEKILLSVVSMLAVFLVSEPNDESGANVDASKMWREDREQFNKIAKQIVQKSLGL from the exons ATGGCGGGGACGGCGCTCAAGCGGCTGATGGCCGAGTACAAGC agCTGACCCTGAACCCACCAGAAGGGATAGTGGCAG gTCCCATGAATGAAGAGAACTTCTTTGAATGGGAGGCTCTGATTAT GGGTCCTGAAGACACCTGTTTCGAGTATGGGGTTTTCCCTGCTATTCTGAGCTTTCCACTCGACTACCCGTTAAGTCCTCCGAAGATGAGGTTCACGTGCGAGATGTTCCATCCAAACA TTTACCCAGATGGGAGAGTTTGCATCTCTATTCTTCATGCTCCTGGGGATGATCCCATGGGATATGAGAGCAGTGCTGAGCGGTGGAGTCCCGTGCAGAGTGTGGAAAAGATCCTCTTGTCGGTTGTTAGCATGCTGGCAG TCTTTCTCGTTTCAGAGCCAAATGATGAAAGTGGAGCCAATGTAGACGCCTCCAAGATGTGGCGGGAAGACAGAGAACAATTTAACAAAATTGCCAAGCAGATTGTGCAGAAGTCACTTGGACTTTAA
- the UBE2G2 gene encoding ubiquitin-conjugating enzyme E2 G2 isoform X5 has translation MNEENFFEWEALIMGPEDTCFEYGVFPAILSFPLDYPLSPPKMRFTCEMFHPNIYPDGRVCISILHAPGDDPMGYESSAERWSPVQSVEKILLSVVSMLAVFLVSEPNDESGANVDASKMWREDREQFNKIAKQIVQKSLGL, from the exons ATGAATGAAGAGAACTTCTTTGAATGGGAGGCTCTGATTAT GGGTCCTGAAGACACCTGTTTCGAGTATGGGGTTTTCCCTGCTATTCTGAGCTTTCCACTCGACTACCCGTTAAGTCCTCCGAAGATGAGGTTCACGTGCGAGATGTTCCATCCAAACA TTTACCCAGATGGGAGAGTTTGCATCTCTATTCTTCATGCTCCTGGGGATGATCCCATGGGATATGAGAGCAGTGCTGAGCGGTGGAGTCCCGTGCAGAGTGTGGAAAAGATCCTCTTGTCGGTTGTTAGCATGCTGGCAG TCTTTCTCGTTTCAGAGCCAAATGATGAAAGTGGAGCCAATGTAGACGCCTCCAAGATGTGGCGGGAAGACAGAGAACAATTTAACAAAATTGCCAAGCAGATTGTGCAGAAGTCACTTGGACTTTAA
- the UBE2G2 gene encoding ubiquitin-conjugating enzyme E2 G2 isoform X1, with amino-acid sequence MRFTCEMFHPNIYPDGRVCISILHAPGDDPMGYESSAERWSPVQSVEKILLSVVSMLAEPNDESGANVDASKMWREDREQFNKIAKQIVQKSLGL; translated from the exons ATGAGGTTCACGTGCGAGATGTTCCATCCAAACA TTTACCCAGATGGGAGAGTTTGCATCTCTATTCTTCATGCTCCTGGGGATGATCCCATGGGATATGAGAGCAGTGCTGAGCGGTGGAGTCCCGTGCAGAGTGTGGAAAAGATCCTCTTGTCGGTTGTTAGCATGCTGGCAG AGCCAAATGATGAAAGTGGAGCCAATGTAGACGCCTCCAAGATGTGGCGGGAAGACAGAGAACAATTTAACAAAATTGCCAAGCAGATTGTGCAGAAGTCACTTGGACTTTAA